The following are encoded together in the bacterium genome:
- a CDS encoding 3-deoxy-7-phosphoheptulonate synthase (catalyzes the formation of 3-deoxy-D-arabino-hept-2-ulosonate 7-phosphate from phosphoenolpyruvate and D-erythrose 4-phosphate), which yields MLVKMRPDATSDEVQTVESKLHDLGFKTGKMVGEAITLIGVYGDISKLPQGEIAELAGVEQLIPISRAYKRAAQKGTPERPIHQTVKIGDVVCGGGDLVFISGPCSVESEKQIMAAAQMVKEAGAHALRGGVVKYRSSPYSGWEGLGADDSEALKKGLSLIAKAGKEFGLPTVVEILDQADVPLFEDTGIDCLQIGEPNSKNQALLNRLRTTPLPVIHKRGNSLDTEAYLLWVERMMSTGKENVILCERGIASANRYTRNTLDVGSIAAFRYQLSGLPIAVDSSHATGVRDLVHPATLSGIMAGASIVLVEAHPNPLIAKSDGHQGLFKEQLVALVAASKAAWDLRRTLDASYLPSAAVEKAYLARMDEDKTRFFKS from the coding sequence ATGCTCGTCAAGATGCGCCCCGATGCCACCTCCGATGAGGTCCAGACCGTCGAGTCCAAGCTGCACGACCTGGGCTTCAAGACCGGCAAGATGGTCGGCGAGGCCATCACGCTGATCGGGGTCTACGGCGACATCTCGAAGCTGCCGCAGGGTGAGATCGCCGAGCTGGCGGGCGTCGAGCAGCTGATCCCGATCTCGCGCGCCTACAAGCGCGCCGCGCAGAAGGGCACGCCCGAGCGGCCGATCCACCAGACGGTGAAGATCGGCGACGTGGTGTGCGGCGGCGGCGACCTCGTCTTCATCTCCGGCCCCTGCTCCGTCGAGAGCGAGAAGCAGATCATGGCCGCGGCGCAGATGGTGAAGGAGGCGGGCGCGCACGCGCTGCGCGGCGGCGTCGTCAAGTACCGCTCCAGCCCGTACAGCGGCTGGGAGGGGCTCGGCGCCGACGACAGCGAAGCCCTCAAGAAGGGCCTCTCGCTGATCGCGAAGGCCGGCAAGGAGTTCGGCCTGCCGACCGTCGTCGAGATCCTCGACCAGGCCGACGTGCCGCTGTTCGAGGACACGGGCATCGACTGCCTGCAGATCGGCGAGCCCAACTCGAAGAACCAGGCGCTCCTGAACCGCCTGCGCACGACACCGCTGCCGGTGATCCACAAGCGCGGCAACTCGCTCGACACCGAGGCCTACCTTCTGTGGGTCGAGCGCATGATGTCGACCGGCAAGGAGAACGTGATCCTCTGCGAGCGCGGCATCGCCAGCGCCAACCGCTACACGCGCAACACGCTCGACGTCGGCTCCATCGCCGCGTTCCGCTACCAGCTCTCGGGCCTGCCGATCGCCGTCGACTCGTCGCACGCGACCGGCGTGCGCGACCTCGTCCACCCCGCGACGCTCTCGGGCATCATGGCCGGCGCGTCGATCGTCCTCGTCGAGGCGCACCCGAACCCGCTGATCGCCAAGTCCGACGGCCACCAGGGGCTCTTCAAGGAGCAGCTCGTGGCGCTGGTCGCGGCGTCGAAGGCGGCGTGGGACCTGCGTCGCACGCTCGACGCGTCGTACCTCCCGTCCGCCGCCGTCGAGAAGGCCTATCTGGCGCGCATGGACGAGGACAAGACGCGCTTCTTCAAGAGCTGA
- a CDS encoding Uma2 family endonuclease — protein sequence MDTATRPAPGYAGLRMTADEYLALPPDGERYELVEGVVVMSPSPVLRHQAVSGEVFFQLQAYLRSNPIGFAFFEVDVRLGRGVGGRDLVFRPDLIYVRRERFAVLPAYVTGAPDVACEVVSPGYRRYDRETKRTEYERHGVLEYWLFDPEDATTQLWRLEDGRYIDVTPPGDAYPSAAVPGFVLDLAPVRALLPELSV from the coding sequence ATGGATACGGCGACCCGCCCCGCGCCCGGCTACGCCGGGCTGCGCATGACCGCCGACGAGTACCTCGCCCTCCCCCCGGACGGCGAGCGCTACGAGCTGGTGGAAGGGGTGGTGGTGATGTCGCCGAGCCCGGTCCTGCGCCACCAGGCGGTGTCGGGAGAGGTGTTCTTCCAGCTCCAGGCGTACCTGCGCTCCAACCCCATCGGCTTCGCGTTCTTCGAGGTCGACGTGCGCCTTGGTCGCGGCGTCGGCGGCCGCGACCTCGTCTTCCGGCCCGACCTGATCTACGTGCGGCGGGAGCGGTTCGCCGTCCTGCCCGCCTACGTCACCGGGGCCCCGGACGTCGCCTGCGAGGTCGTCTCGCCCGGCTACCGGCGCTACGACCGCGAGACCAAGCGCACCGAGTACGAGCGCCACGGCGTCCTCGAGTACTGGCTCTTCGACCCCGAGGACGCGACGACCCAGCTCTGGCGCCTCGAGGACGGCCGCTACATCGACGTCACCCCGCCGGGCGACGCCTACCCGAGCGCCGCCGTGCCCGGGTTCGTGCTCGACCTCGCCCCCGTCCGGGCCCTGCTCCCGGAGCTTTCGGTCTAG
- a CDS encoding glycerol kinase has product MPASGPAVLALDVGTTGVRALVIDADGRIEAEAYRETLPAHPGPGLVEHDLDALWDGVTHVLGRAIAGVTPGRIRGVGLATQRSTAVVWETATQRPTHAAISWQDNRTVARCGELLAQGMLVTPLMAASKIEWLLDRADPDRSAVRAGRLRCGTLESWLAARLTRGAVVATDGSNASCSGLFDFIGGAWIDGILDALRIPLAAMPDVVDSSVALGPLDPALGLPGVPLAAIIGDQQAAMMGQLRLEPGTVKISYGTAAMLDLNAGERLLFSSRGAYPLVLWRRDGVVTYCLEGTAITAGAAVTWLRDGLGVIADPAETATLAASVPDAGGAWVVPAFQGLGTPHLDTTARAVVGGLSRATTKAHVVRALLEGIAWRCREVYDALRADCPFPPPETLRVDGGAARNDVLLQAQADALGIPVERAAVLDAAAMGAGYLAGLATGVWSDAADLAHAWRRDRIFEPRLAAAEREVRFAAWQQHLPAAKVPA; this is encoded by the coding sequence ATGCCCGCCTCCGGTCCCGCCGTGCTCGCGCTCGACGTCGGCACCACCGGGGTGCGCGCGCTGGTGATCGACGCGGACGGGCGCATCGAGGCCGAGGCCTACCGCGAGACGCTGCCGGCCCACCCGGGGCCGGGGCTCGTCGAGCACGATCTCGACGCCCTCTGGGACGGGGTCACGCACGTGCTCGGGCGTGCGATCGCCGGCGTCACGCCCGGCCGCATTCGCGGCGTCGGCCTCGCGACCCAGCGCTCGACCGCGGTCGTGTGGGAGACGGCGACGCAGCGGCCGACGCACGCCGCGATCTCGTGGCAGGACAACCGCACCGTCGCCCGCTGCGGCGAGCTGCTCGCGCAGGGGATGCTGGTGACGCCGCTCATGGCGGCGAGCAAGATCGAGTGGCTGCTCGACCGCGCCGATCCCGATCGCAGCGCCGTCCGCGCCGGACGCCTGCGCTGCGGCACGCTCGAGTCGTGGCTCGCCGCCAGGCTCACGCGCGGCGCCGTGGTCGCCACCGACGGCTCGAACGCCTCGTGCAGCGGCCTCTTCGACTTCATCGGCGGCGCCTGGATCGACGGCATCCTGGACGCGCTGCGCATCCCGCTCGCCGCCATGCCGGACGTGGTCGACTCGAGCGTCGCGCTCGGCCCGCTCGACCCGGCGCTGGGGCTGCCCGGCGTCCCGCTCGCCGCCATCATCGGCGACCAGCAGGCGGCGATGATGGGGCAGCTGCGCCTCGAGCCGGGCACGGTGAAGATCTCCTACGGCACCGCGGCCATGCTCGACCTGAACGCCGGCGAGCGGCTGCTCTTCTCGTCGCGCGGCGCATATCCGCTCGTCCTGTGGCGGCGCGACGGCGTCGTCACCTACTGCCTCGAGGGCACCGCGATCACCGCGGGCGCGGCGGTGACGTGGCTGCGCGACGGCCTCGGCGTCATCGCCGACCCGGCCGAGACGGCGACGCTCGCCGCCTCGGTGCCGGACGCCGGCGGCGCCTGGGTCGTGCCCGCGTTCCAGGGGCTCGGGACGCCGCACCTCGACACCACGGCGCGCGCCGTCGTCGGCGGCCTCTCGCGCGCGACGACCAAGGCGCACGTCGTGCGCGCGCTGCTGGAAGGCATCGCCTGGCGCTGCCGCGAGGTCTACGACGCGCTCCGCGCCGACTGTCCCTTCCCGCCGCCCGAGACCCTGCGGGTCGACGGCGGCGCGGCGCGCAACGACGTCCTGCTCCAGGCGCAGGCGGACGCGCTCGGCATCCCCGTCGAGCGCGCGGCCGTCCTCGACGCCGCCGCGATGGGCGCCGGCTATCTCGCCGGCCTCGCGACCGGCGTGTGGAGCGACGCGGCCGACCTCGCGCACGCCTGGCGTCGCGACCGCATCTTCGAGCCGCGCCTCGCCGCCGCCGAGCGCGAGGTCCGCTTCGCCGCGTGGCAGCAGCACCTGCCGGCGGCGAAGGTGCCGGCGTGA
- a CDS encoding MmgE/PrpD family protein, translating to MTAAQRLAATCVAWRDATPDAAVVARTRAFLLDWLGVTLGGAPEPSSVALRRGLALLGTPGDAPAFGTCERFAPIHAALANGAAAHTLEMDDTHQAGSIHLGATMFAAAFAAAARRPETTLDAALRAVAAGYEVTGRLAMALDPAAHYRRGFHPTGTCGAFGAAATAALLLGQDADGVANALGIAGSQAAGSMEFLADGTWTKRFHPGWAAHAGLHAAALAAAGFRAPATILEGRFGTLHAYSDAAEVAKLDDGPEPVVLRTSVKPHACCRYMQAPIDAVLGLRAAHGLRPGDVERIEVGIVAAGFPIVCEPLDAKRRPATVVDAQFSLPFGVAVALLRGQASPDEFVPSVFGDATITTLMDRVEPRRDPALDAAYPQVWPAWVKVVTRAGAVHDAHVRFPLGDPENFPGDPALLAKFRRLAARALAPDAVERVADAATTLRLDAPLVRLAALAVAG from the coding sequence GTGACCGCGGCGCAGCGGCTCGCCGCGACCTGCGTCGCCTGGCGCGACGCTACGCCGGACGCCGCCGTCGTCGCACGCACGCGCGCCTTCCTGCTCGATTGGCTCGGCGTCACGCTGGGCGGCGCGCCGGAGCCGTCGAGCGTCGCGCTGCGCCGCGGCCTCGCCCTGCTGGGCACGCCCGGCGACGCCCCGGCGTTCGGCACCTGCGAGCGCTTCGCGCCGATCCACGCCGCGCTCGCCAACGGTGCCGCCGCGCACACGCTCGAGATGGACGACACCCACCAGGCAGGCTCGATCCACCTCGGCGCGACCATGTTCGCGGCCGCGTTCGCCGCCGCGGCGCGGCGCCCGGAGACGACGCTCGACGCCGCGCTGCGCGCCGTCGCCGCGGGCTACGAGGTGACGGGCCGCCTCGCGATGGCGCTCGACCCCGCGGCGCACTACCGCCGCGGCTTCCATCCCACCGGCACCTGCGGCGCGTTCGGCGCCGCGGCCACGGCCGCGCTGCTGCTCGGGCAGGACGCCGACGGCGTCGCGAACGCGCTCGGCATCGCCGGCAGCCAGGCGGCGGGCTCGATGGAGTTCCTCGCCGACGGCACCTGGACGAAGCGCTTCCACCCGGGCTGGGCCGCGCACGCCGGGCTGCACGCGGCGGCGCTCGCCGCGGCCGGGTTCCGCGCGCCGGCGACGATCCTCGAGGGCCGCTTCGGCACGCTGCACGCCTACTCCGACGCGGCCGAGGTCGCGAAGCTCGACGACGGCCCCGAGCCGGTCGTCCTGCGCACGAGCGTCAAGCCGCACGCGTGCTGCCGCTACATGCAGGCCCCGATCGACGCGGTGCTGGGTCTGCGCGCGGCACACGGGCTGCGCCCGGGCGACGTCGAGCGCATCGAGGTCGGCATCGTCGCCGCCGGCTTCCCCATCGTCTGCGAGCCGCTCGACGCGAAGCGCCGCCCGGCGACGGTGGTCGACGCCCAGTTCAGCCTGCCCTTCGGCGTCGCCGTCGCGCTGCTGCGCGGGCAGGCGTCGCCGGACGAGTTCGTACCGTCGGTCTTCGGCGACGCCACGATCACGACGCTCATGGACCGCGTCGAGCCGCGGCGCGACCCGGCACTCGACGCGGCGTACCCGCAGGTGTGGCCCGCGTGGGTCAAGGTCGTGACTCGGGCGGGCGCCGTGCATGACGCGCACGTCCGCTTCCCGCTCGGCGACCCGGAGAATTTTCCCGGCGACCCGGCACTGCTTGCCAAGTTCCGCCGGCTCGCCGCACGCGCGCTCGCGCCCGACGCGGTGGAGCGCGTCGCCGACGCCGCGACCACGCTGCGGCTCGACGCGCCGCTCGTCCGTCTCGCCGCGCTCGCCGTCGCCGGCTGA
- a CDS encoding thrombospondin type 3 repeat-containing protein, which yields MGQYVVTDDAASGETMATRALHEPVLGGSRTRRLKLSRLARTIRRAVASDLGKPVRPLVAVPDEATAPNLERRTTDAFTYLDTPAGRWREPDAGLPVTFAYTAGGDPALGEATSLGALDAALAAWTNASGASIVLARGGSTAPAPLLCDGLSQIVFNDPYGEIPNPNGCSGILALGGYCVTGRASDGDVVGGVRFRRISEGNITFANGFGGCGFWNGTNLAEILTHELGHTIGIGHASETDDESIPALKDATMYYRAHFDGRGAALRADDLAAVRAIYPDPDDPGSGPTDIDGDGVPDAEDNCPGDDPIYGIANPSQTDTDGDGLGDLCDPCPLVPTDADDPTCQRLAVSAFQARFTPRGNRLRWKGRVALDPSVSPASARVMLVGGAGVVIDTAIASRAARLPGRLAYRGGNARIQLKRGRFGVYTVKVTARDVKLDGSPMPIVSANLQIGARTFTTSLSCPPASGRKLRCRR from the coding sequence ATGGGGCAGTACGTCGTCACCGACGACGCCGCGAGCGGCGAGACGATGGCGACGCGCGCGCTCCACGAGCCGGTGCTCGGCGGCTCGCGCACCCGCCGGCTGAAGCTGTCGCGGCTCGCGCGCACGATCCGGCGTGCGGTCGCGTCGGACCTCGGCAAGCCGGTGCGCCCGCTCGTCGCGGTGCCCGACGAAGCGACCGCGCCCAACCTCGAGCGCCGCACGACCGACGCCTTCACCTACCTCGACACGCCCGCCGGCCGCTGGCGCGAGCCCGACGCCGGCCTGCCGGTCACCTTCGCATACACCGCCGGCGGCGACCCCGCCCTCGGCGAGGCGACGAGCCTCGGCGCGCTCGACGCGGCGCTCGCCGCCTGGACCAACGCCAGCGGCGCGAGCATCGTGCTCGCGCGCGGCGGCTCGACGGCGCCGGCGCCGCTGCTGTGCGACGGCCTCTCGCAGATCGTGTTCAACGATCCCTACGGCGAGATCCCGAATCCGAACGGGTGCAGCGGCATCCTGGCGCTCGGCGGCTACTGCGTCACCGGCCGCGCGAGCGACGGCGACGTCGTCGGCGGCGTGCGCTTCCGGCGCATCTCGGAAGGCAACATCACCTTCGCCAACGGCTTCGGCGGCTGCGGCTTCTGGAACGGCACGAACCTCGCGGAGATCCTGACCCACGAGCTCGGCCACACCATCGGCATCGGGCACGCGTCCGAGACCGACGACGAGTCGATCCCGGCCCTGAAGGACGCGACCATGTACTACCGCGCGCACTTCGACGGCCGCGGCGCGGCGTTGCGCGCGGACGACCTCGCCGCCGTGCGCGCCATCTATCCCGATCCCGACGACCCGGGATCGGGCCCGACCGACATCGACGGCGACGGCGTCCCGGACGCCGAGGACAACTGCCCCGGCGACGACCCGATCTACGGCATCGCCAACCCGTCGCAGACCGACACCGACGGCGACGGCCTGGGGGATCTCTGCGACCCCTGCCCGCTCGTGCCCACCGACGCCGACGATCCGACCTGCCAGCGGCTCGCGGTCAGCGCCTTCCAGGCGCGCTTCACGCCGCGCGGCAACCGCCTGCGCTGGAAGGGGCGCGTCGCGCTCGACCCCTCGGTGTCGCCCGCCTCGGCGCGCGTCATGCTCGTCGGCGGCGCCGGCGTCGTGATCGACACCGCCATCGCGAGCCGCGCGGCGCGTCTGCCCGGGCGGCTCGCCTATCGCGGCGGCAACGCGCGCATCCAGCTGAAGCGCGGCCGCTTCGGCGTCTACACCGTGAAGGTGACCGCGCGCGACGTGAAGCTCGACGGCTCGCCCATGCCGATCGTCAGCGCGAACCTGCAGATCGGCGCACGCACCTTCACGACCTCGCTCAGCTGTCCGCCCGCCAGCGGGCGCAAGCTGCGCTGTCGGCGGTGA